Proteins from a genomic interval of Rhodococcus rhodochrous:
- a CDS encoding class I adenylate-forming enzyme family protein, whose amino-acid sequence MPFSRFPFLPWNVPAEDRSRAAVRDDRLELTYAQLDDRTRAVAAQFARHSVGAGDIVAIMLPNRVELLVAMLASWRLGAAATPVNPAFTESEAAYQISDSGAVLVVNHSVDAPAGGRPSIAVDDLADEGDGPDPVALRGDELSLVIYTSGSTGRPKGVMLDHDNAEAMSSTMAQHFRLTADDHCMLVLPLFHVNAIMVSALAVWRSHGQLSVIGSFSATRFFDHVEKLRPTYFSAVPAIYAMLAALPDTVSPDTSSLRFVVCGAAPVSKELLQRCHDRFGFVMVEGYGLTEATCASACNPVDGVRKLGTVGPALPGQRIGIMSPEDELLAPGETGEVVIAGPTVMRGYLDRPDATAETVRDGWLHTGDIGLLDEDGYLRIVDRVKDMIIRGGENIYPKEIETVLTSVDDVLEAAVVGRPDPVLGEVPVAYVELYPDATTTAEDLLEHCRRHLMRAKVPERIDILDALPKNPVGKIDKPSLRRALQHA is encoded by the coding sequence ATGCCCTTCTCCCGCTTTCCCTTCCTCCCCTGGAACGTCCCCGCCGAGGATCGCTCTCGTGCGGCGGTCCGGGACGACAGGCTCGAACTCACTTACGCTCAGCTCGACGACCGAACCCGCGCTGTCGCAGCACAGTTCGCGCGGCACAGCGTCGGCGCGGGCGACATCGTCGCGATCATGCTGCCGAACCGGGTCGAACTGCTCGTCGCGATGCTCGCGTCGTGGCGTCTCGGTGCTGCTGCGACACCCGTCAATCCGGCGTTCACGGAATCCGAAGCGGCCTATCAGATCTCGGACTCCGGCGCTGTCCTGGTGGTCAACCACTCGGTGGACGCACCGGCCGGCGGCCGACCCAGCATCGCAGTGGACGATCTCGCCGACGAGGGCGACGGCCCCGACCCTGTGGCCCTGCGCGGCGACGAATTGAGCCTGGTCATCTACACCAGCGGGTCCACCGGACGGCCGAAGGGCGTGATGCTCGATCACGACAACGCCGAGGCCATGTCGTCGACGATGGCGCAGCATTTCCGTCTCACCGCCGACGACCACTGCATGCTCGTCCTGCCATTGTTCCACGTCAACGCGATCATGGTGAGTGCACTGGCGGTCTGGCGTTCGCACGGACAGCTCAGTGTCATCGGGTCGTTCTCCGCGACCCGGTTCTTCGACCACGTGGAAAAGCTCCGTCCCACATACTTTTCCGCTGTACCCGCGATCTACGCGATGCTCGCGGCGTTGCCCGACACCGTGAGCCCCGACACCTCGTCGCTGCGGTTCGTGGTGTGCGGCGCCGCGCCGGTATCGAAGGAACTGCTGCAGCGGTGCCACGACCGCTTCGGCTTCGTCATGGTCGAGGGATACGGACTCACCGAAGCGACCTGTGCGTCCGCCTGCAATCCCGTCGACGGTGTCCGCAAACTCGGAACGGTCGGACCGGCACTGCCCGGACAGCGGATCGGGATCATGTCCCCGGAGGATGAACTGCTGGCACCCGGCGAGACAGGGGAGGTGGTCATCGCGGGACCGACGGTCATGCGTGGCTACCTCGATCGCCCCGATGCGACCGCCGAGACCGTCCGCGACGGTTGGCTGCACACCGGGGACATCGGGCTCCTGGACGAGGACGGTTATCTGCGCATCGTCGACCGCGTCAAGGACATGATCATCCGCGGAGGTGAGAACATCTATCCCAAGGAGATCGAAACCGTCCTGACCTCGGTCGACGACGTTCTCGAAGCCGCGGTCGTCGGGCGGCCCGACCCGGTCCTCGGCGAGGTTCCCGTCGCCTACGTGGAGCTGTACCCGGATGCGACGACGACCGCCGAGGACCTCCTCGAGCACTGCCGGCGGCACCTGATGCGCGCGAAGGTGCCCGAGCGGATCGACATCCTCGACGCGCTACCGAAGAACCCCGTCGGCAAGATCGACAAACCCTCACTCAGGCGCGCATTGCAACACGCCTGA
- a CDS encoding phytoene desaturase family protein has translation MTDAVIVGSGPNGLAAAVVLSSEGVRVRVLEAAETIGGGTRSSELTLPGLLHDECSGFHPLAVDTPFSREYDLAEHGLSWSWPEVQYTHPLDGGRGGAAYRSVDDTAAELGTDGSMWRRIFGALTERFGGITEDFLRPMLHVPVHPVLLARFGMFAAMPADVLARAWSTPEARALFGGVAAHALRPFGSPMSSAIGVALGTAAHAYGWPVAQGGSRAIAAAMASLIEKNGGTVETGVRVESLDELGDPDLVFLDTSPADAVRIVGDRLPRRTARAYRRYKHGPGAFKVEYAVEGTVPWQHEPSRRAGTVHVCGSYAETAAAERQVNRGIMPDRPYVLVGQQFLADPSRSAGNLNPLYAYAHVPHGYTGDATEPITAQIERFAPGFRDTIRAVHVRTTTEMSVHNANYVGGDIVTGANSAVQLVLRPRPALDPYATGVPGVYLCSAATPPGAGAHGMCGYHAARSALAYLQTRGDLPG, from the coding sequence ATGACCGACGCGGTGATAGTCGGCAGCGGGCCCAACGGGCTCGCTGCCGCCGTCGTCCTCTCCTCCGAGGGCGTACGGGTACGAGTGCTCGAGGCAGCAGAGACGATCGGTGGCGGTACGCGCAGCAGCGAACTGACCCTGCCGGGCCTGCTCCACGACGAATGCAGCGGCTTCCACCCGCTGGCCGTGGACACACCCTTCAGCCGGGAGTACGACCTCGCGGAACACGGGCTGAGCTGGTCGTGGCCCGAGGTGCAGTACACCCATCCGCTCGACGGCGGACGTGGCGGCGCGGCCTATCGATCTGTAGACGACACCGCCGCGGAACTCGGGACCGACGGGTCCATGTGGCGCCGGATCTTCGGCGCGCTGACCGAACGATTCGGCGGCATCACCGAGGACTTCCTGCGCCCGATGCTGCACGTGCCCGTCCATCCGGTGCTACTCGCCAGATTCGGGATGTTCGCCGCGATGCCCGCCGACGTGCTCGCACGCGCCTGGTCCACACCCGAGGCGCGCGCCCTCTTCGGTGGGGTGGCGGCCCACGCCCTGCGGCCCTTCGGCTCGCCGATGTCCTCGGCCATCGGCGTCGCGCTGGGCACGGCCGCGCACGCCTACGGGTGGCCGGTCGCGCAGGGCGGATCGCGCGCCATCGCCGCAGCGATGGCGTCACTGATCGAGAAGAACGGCGGCACCGTCGAAACCGGGGTACGCGTGGAGTCCCTCGACGAACTCGGCGACCCCGATCTGGTGTTCCTCGACACCTCACCCGCCGACGCCGTGCGGATCGTCGGCGACAGGCTGCCCCGCCGCACCGCCCGCGCCTACCGCCGGTACAAGCACGGTCCGGGGGCGTTCAAGGTCGAGTACGCCGTCGAGGGCACCGTGCCCTGGCAGCACGAACCGTCCCGCCGCGCCGGCACCGTCCACGTCTGCGGTTCGTACGCCGAGACGGCGGCAGCCGAACGCCAGGTGAACCGGGGGATCATGCCCGATCGTCCCTACGTCCTGGTCGGCCAACAGTTCCTCGCCGACCCGTCGCGATCCGCAGGGAACCTGAACCCGCTCTACGCCTACGCGCACGTCCCGCACGGGTACACCGGCGACGCGACCGAGCCGATCACCGCACAGATCGAACGGTTCGCCCCGGGCTTCCGCGACACGATCCGTGCCGTGCACGTGCGGACGACGACCGAGATGTCGGTCCACAACGCGAACTACGTGGGTGGGGACATCGTCACCGGAGCCAACAGTGCGGTGCAACTCGTGCTCCGGCCCCGCCCGGCACTGGACCCGTACGCGACCGGCGTTCCCGGGGTGTACCTGTGCTCGGCGGCGACTCCGCCGGGTGCCGGGGCGCACGGCATGTGCGGCTACCACGCCGCCCGGTCGGCGTTGGCGTACCTGCAGACACGAGGTGATCTTCCGGGGTGA
- a CDS encoding class I SAM-dependent methyltransferase, with product MTEDGQVAPWDDIYRGVAEGFSGPVPWNIGEPQPEIARLIDEGRFRSDVLDAGCGHAETSLHLAAQGYTVVGLDLSPTAIEAARDAATERGLTTATFQVADITSFTGFDGRFATIVDSTLFHSLPVDRRRAYLSAVTRAAAPSAFFFVLAFSKDAFPEEGQGPNPVTDDELRDAVAEFWTVDDVRPAFIHAFLGDEDAAAWQRDDKGRSKLPAWLLSAHRG from the coding sequence ATGACCGAGGACGGCCAGGTTGCCCCGTGGGACGACATCTACCGGGGCGTCGCCGAAGGGTTTTCGGGCCCCGTACCGTGGAACATCGGCGAACCCCAGCCCGAGATCGCCCGATTGATCGACGAGGGCAGATTCCGCAGCGACGTGCTGGACGCAGGCTGCGGACATGCCGAGACCTCCCTCCACCTGGCGGCACAGGGCTACACGGTGGTCGGTCTCGACCTGTCACCGACCGCCATCGAGGCCGCTCGAGACGCGGCAACGGAGCGGGGTCTGACGACCGCGACCTTTCAGGTCGCCGACATCACTTCGTTCACGGGTTTCGACGGCCGGTTCGCGACGATCGTCGACAGCACCCTGTTCCATTCGCTGCCTGTGGACCGGCGCCGCGCCTACCTGAGCGCCGTCACTCGTGCCGCTGCTCCGAGTGCGTTCTTCTTCGTCCTTGCCTTCTCGAAGGACGCCTTCCCTGAAGAGGGCCAGGGACCCAATCCGGTGACGGACGACGAGTTGCGCGACGCGGTTGCAGAGTTCTGGACCGTCGACGACGTGCGGCCGGCGTTCATCCACGCATTTCTCGGCGACGAGGATGCTGCCGCGTGGCAGCGTGACGACAAGGGCCGCTCGAAGCTCCCGGCCTGGTTGTTGTCGGCCCACCGCGGTTGA
- a CDS encoding alpha-hydroxy-acid oxidizing protein, translating into MTETAASAPAGPGRERQGVVYRNGALGRRPAVPTSFGDLERAARRASSKRAWAYVAGGAGEGRTMRNNRRAFDRWAFVPRMAHGITERDLRTTVAGTSLSSPLLLAPIGAGALMAADSDLAIARAAAATGVPYIFSNQGCNSMEDCAGAMGSASRWFQLYWSSDEDLVDSLLRRAEAAGAEAVVVTLDTTMLGWRPQDLNLGSLPFARGEGIAQYTSDPRFLDIVRERIDAAREMVTERPDVTLGAIRTLLSMTRNHPGRLLDNLRSPVPRAAAETFLDIYSNPGLSWEHLATLRDRTRLPIVLKGILHPDDARRAVDLGVDALVVSNHGGRQVDGSIASLDALLDIRAAIGREPTVLLDSGIRSGADVFVALALGADAVLLGRPYMYGLAIAGRQGVEEVIRNVIAEFDLTMALTGARSIADIDERFVRPNPSF; encoded by the coding sequence GTGACCGAAACTGCCGCATCTGCACCCGCCGGCCCCGGCCGGGAACGTCAGGGGGTCGTGTACCGCAATGGAGCGTTGGGCCGGCGTCCGGCCGTTCCGACGTCCTTCGGCGACCTCGAACGCGCCGCCCGACGTGCGAGTTCGAAGCGGGCCTGGGCGTATGTCGCGGGCGGTGCCGGTGAGGGACGCACCATGCGCAACAATCGGCGCGCGTTCGACCGGTGGGCGTTCGTCCCGCGCATGGCCCACGGCATCACCGAACGCGACCTGCGTACGACCGTGGCGGGCACGTCGCTCTCCTCGCCGCTGCTGCTGGCCCCGATCGGGGCGGGAGCGTTGATGGCTGCCGACAGCGACCTGGCGATCGCGCGGGCGGCTGCCGCGACCGGCGTGCCGTACATCTTCTCCAACCAAGGCTGCAATTCCATGGAGGACTGTGCCGGCGCGATGGGCTCTGCGTCCCGCTGGTTCCAGCTGTACTGGAGTTCCGACGAGGATCTCGTCGACAGCCTGCTGCGACGGGCCGAAGCAGCCGGCGCCGAAGCCGTCGTCGTCACCCTCGACACGACGATGCTGGGGTGGCGTCCGCAGGACCTGAATCTCGGGTCGCTGCCGTTCGCACGTGGCGAGGGCATCGCACAGTACACCTCGGATCCCCGCTTCCTCGACATCGTCCGGGAGCGGATCGACGCCGCCCGCGAGATGGTGACGGAGCGACCCGATGTCACACTCGGCGCGATCCGCACGCTGCTGTCGATGACCCGCAACCATCCGGGTCGACTCCTCGACAACCTCCGCTCCCCCGTGCCGCGCGCCGCCGCGGAGACCTTCCTCGACATCTACTCCAATCCGGGACTGAGCTGGGAGCATCTGGCAACGTTGCGTGATCGGACGCGACTTCCCATCGTGCTCAAGGGAATTCTGCATCCCGACGATGCGCGTCGCGCCGTGGATCTCGGAGTCGACGCCCTCGTCGTGTCGAACCACGGTGGACGCCAGGTCGACGGATCGATCGCCTCGCTCGATGCCCTGCTCGACATCCGTGCCGCGATCGGCCGGGAGCCGACCGTGCTGCTGGACAGCGGGATCCGAAGCGGTGCCGACGTCTTCGTTGCGCTCGCGCTCGGCGCGGACGCCGTGCTGCTCGGCCGGCCCTACATGTACGGATTGGCGATCGCAGGTCGACAGGGTGTCGAGGAGGTGATCCGCAACGTGATCGCCGAGTTCGACCTCACCATGGCATTGACCGGCGCCCGATCGATCGCCGACATCGACGAACGGTTCGTCCGGCCGAATCCCTCCTTCTGA
- a CDS encoding ribosome small subunit-dependent GTPase A produces the protein MLPRTGAIRRADASGRSGEQVLAANVDTVPPSPEIDELAQYCRFTDCSHETEPGCAVHAAVDCGDLDARRVESHRKLRRENEWIAARSDARLRHERTREIKVMSRAIRAYYRDR, from the coding sequence GTGCTGCCGCGTACCGGCGCGATTCGTCGTGCCGACGCGTCGGGACGTTCGGGAGAGCAGGTTCTCGCCGCGAACGTCGACACCGTTCCGCCTTCCCCCGAGATCGACGAGCTCGCTCAGTACTGCCGCTTTACGGACTGTTCGCACGAGACCGAGCCGGGATGTGCGGTCCACGCCGCCGTCGACTGTGGCGACCTCGATGCCCGGCGAGTGGAGAGTCATCGCAAACTGCGGCGTGAGAACGAGTGGATCGCGGCCCGGTCCGATGCCCGGTTGCGGCACGAGCGGACCCGCGAGATCAAGGTGATGAGCCGCGCGATCCGGGCGTATTACCGCGACCGCTGA
- a CDS encoding oxygenase MpaB family protein, with protein MTATTPHPAQNAPREDDGYFGPGSVSWRVYADPSSRVAGMAGLLLQALNPGMMRLFEHASAAYVDPKGRDERTGRYLDTVMFGDKAHADAAAASVRRMHAHAVWDDPHTGTTLRADEPAWIDWTHNALAFALLRGAEAFGLDLTPAEQDKFVVEQHIAAELVGADPVRLPATRADLEAYVDEQRHWLSLSLAAAEVTHALRKPNLWGNPVKVFTFVVVQDGMLSLLPEWARLMYGIEGRPMNLRAAARTTKRLIGIARKNESYDKMVAEITTRIDEAPYRKVRARKA; from the coding sequence GTGACCGCAACCACCCCCCACCCTGCCCAGAACGCGCCGCGTGAAGACGACGGCTACTTCGGCCCCGGCTCCGTCTCGTGGAGGGTGTACGCCGACCCGTCCTCTCGCGTCGCGGGCATGGCGGGTCTGCTGCTGCAGGCACTCAACCCCGGGATGATGCGGCTGTTCGAGCACGCGTCGGCCGCGTACGTCGATCCGAAGGGGCGGGACGAGCGCACCGGCCGCTATCTCGACACGGTCATGTTCGGTGACAAGGCCCATGCGGATGCCGCCGCTGCGTCGGTGCGCCGCATGCACGCGCACGCCGTCTGGGACGACCCGCACACCGGCACCACGCTGCGCGCCGACGAGCCCGCGTGGATCGACTGGACGCACAACGCCCTCGCGTTCGCGCTGCTGCGCGGTGCGGAAGCCTTCGGCCTCGACCTGACCCCGGCCGAGCAGGACAAGTTCGTCGTCGAGCAGCACATCGCCGCAGAACTCGTCGGCGCGGACCCGGTCCGCCTGCCCGCTACCCGGGCCGACCTCGAGGCGTACGTCGACGAGCAGCGCCACTGGTTGTCGCTGTCGCTCGCGGCCGCCGAGGTGACGCACGCGCTCCGCAAGCCGAACCTGTGGGGCAATCCGGTGAAGGTGTTCACCTTCGTCGTCGTGCAGGACGGCATGCTGTCGCTGCTGCCGGAGTGGGCGCGCCTGATGTACGGAATCGAGGGGCGCCCGATGAACCTGCGCGCCGCGGCACGCACCACCAAGCGGCTCATCGGCATCGCTCGTAAGAACGAGTCGTACGACAAGATGGTCGCCGAGATCACCACGCGCATCGACGAGGCTCCCTACCGCAAGGTGCGTGCGCGCAAGGCCTGA
- a CDS encoding glycoside hydrolase family 19 protein, which translates to MSVSSLRRFRAAVATAAVLTAALGVGTSAAHADTAPTTPTQTRFQEPRDLLRALDFDALAADGWTVTDDEEEAESAETTEVVELVAETTPAPPPAVTPEELARIVPGIPAEKVEQFIAPLNDAMARSGIDNPVRQAAFIAQLAVESDSFRTFEEYASGRAYEGRADLGNTHPGDGERYKGRGAIQITGRHNYEKVSEHIGVDFVAHPELLAAPENAFTTAAWYWTSRNLNEVADTAGIVRVSELVNGGHHALGRRIDDFKRGLDVLLQP; encoded by the coding sequence TTGTCCGTTTCATCATTGCGCCGTTTCCGTGCCGCGGTCGCCACCGCGGCCGTCCTCACCGCCGCGCTCGGCGTCGGCACCTCCGCCGCCCACGCCGACACCGCACCCACCACCCCCACCCAGACCCGTTTCCAGGAGCCCCGCGACCTGCTCCGGGCGCTCGACTTCGACGCCCTGGCCGCCGACGGCTGGACCGTGACCGACGACGAGGAAGAGGCCGAATCCGCAGAGACGACCGAGGTGGTCGAACTCGTCGCCGAGACGACTCCCGCGCCGCCCCCCGCCGTCACACCCGAGGAGCTGGCTCGCATCGTGCCGGGCATCCCGGCGGAGAAGGTCGAGCAGTTCATCGCACCGCTGAACGACGCGATGGCGCGCAGCGGCATCGACAACCCGGTCCGTCAGGCGGCGTTCATCGCCCAGCTGGCCGTCGAATCGGACTCCTTCCGCACCTTCGAGGAGTACGCGTCCGGTCGCGCCTACGAGGGGCGTGCCGATCTCGGCAACACCCATCCCGGCGACGGTGAGCGCTACAAGGGTCGCGGCGCGATCCAGATCACGGGCCGCCACAACTACGAGAAGGTCAGCGAGCACATCGGCGTCGACTTCGTCGCGCACCCCGAGCTGCTCGCTGCGCCGGAGAACGCCTTCACCACCGCTGCCTGGTACTGGACGTCGCGCAACCTCAACGAGGTCGCGGATACCGCAGGAATCGTCCGGGTGTCCGAGCTCGTCAACGGCGGTCACCACGCCCTCGGTCGCCGCATCGACGACTTCAAGCGTGGTCTGGACGTGCTGCTCCAGCCGTAA
- a CDS encoding DUF3556 domain-containing protein, with protein MGFKTADMPPVDPATYDDMPFMERMRVLATHWAEYGFGSPKQMHMLYVYKLIFYVLGGVAVVGLTTPGLGFADLADWWGEPIVYQKLMVWTILFEITGYASSSGPLAFKFKPFTGGWRYWTRRGTLRLPPWPKVVPFTRGDHRTVVDVAIYFALLATLLFLLLGPGVTTATLPGSEVGLLPQWALLTYVGLIVVMGLRDRVVFLAARSEQYVAVMFFFGIFSNHVDMILAAKIALVTVWFGAGVSKFGHHFTNVIPPMLSNTPWITSKRFKRSLYRNFPQDLRPSKVSWFLAHVCGTVVELVVPLVLLFSTNTTITWLAIIGMVMFHIFITSTFPLAVPLEWNVFYMFAAVWLFGGFPAGAGYGVGDVSSVWILAPILVAFLLFPILGNLRPDLVSFLPSMRQYAGNWASALWAFRGDEAENKLNENLTKFNDNQIDQLSGAFGKEVAEIFMQKAVAWRTMHSQGRGLMSLMMRHLDKLENYRIREGEFTCTTLVGWQFGDGHLHNEQTISAVQERCRFEPGECVIVWIESQPIHRKTLDYKVIDAALGVVERGHYHIEDAVSAQPWLPDGPIPHTVTWRMSGYEPAGTAYLHPQVRPDRVKVGA; from the coding sequence ATGGGATTCAAGACGGCAGACATGCCACCGGTCGACCCGGCCACCTACGACGACATGCCCTTCATGGAGCGCATGCGGGTGCTGGCGACCCACTGGGCCGAATACGGTTTCGGCAGCCCCAAACAGATGCACATGCTCTACGTGTACAAGCTGATCTTCTACGTTCTCGGTGGGGTGGCGGTCGTCGGACTCACCACGCCCGGACTGGGTTTCGCCGATCTCGCCGACTGGTGGGGCGAGCCGATCGTCTACCAGAAGCTGATGGTGTGGACGATCCTGTTCGAGATCACCGGCTACGCGTCGTCCTCCGGCCCGCTGGCGTTCAAGTTCAAGCCGTTCACGGGTGGCTGGCGTTACTGGACCCGCCGCGGCACCCTGCGGCTCCCACCCTGGCCGAAGGTGGTGCCGTTCACCCGCGGTGACCATCGCACCGTCGTCGATGTCGCGATCTACTTCGCGCTCCTGGCCACGCTGCTGTTCCTACTGCTCGGACCCGGCGTCACGACCGCTACCCTGCCGGGAAGCGAGGTCGGGTTGCTCCCGCAGTGGGCGCTGCTGACCTATGTCGGCCTCATCGTCGTCATGGGTCTGCGCGACCGCGTGGTCTTCCTGGCCGCACGCTCGGAACAGTACGTCGCCGTCATGTTCTTCTTCGGCATCTTCAGCAACCACGTCGACATGATCCTGGCCGCCAAGATCGCGCTGGTCACCGTGTGGTTCGGCGCAGGTGTCTCCAAATTCGGTCACCACTTCACCAATGTGATCCCGCCGATGCTCAGCAACACCCCGTGGATCACTTCGAAGCGGTTCAAGCGCTCGCTCTACCGCAACTTCCCGCAGGATCTTCGTCCGTCGAAGGTCAGCTGGTTCCTTGCCCACGTCTGCGGCACCGTCGTCGAACTCGTCGTCCCGCTGGTGCTGCTGTTCTCGACGAACACGACGATCACCTGGCTCGCCATCATCGGCATGGTCATGTTCCACATCTTCATCACCTCGACCTTCCCGCTGGCGGTCCCGCTCGAGTGGAACGTCTTCTACATGTTCGCCGCCGTCTGGCTCTTCGGTGGATTCCCCGCCGGCGCCGGCTACGGGGTGGGCGACGTAAGCTCCGTTTGGATCCTCGCGCCGATCCTCGTCGCCTTCCTGCTGTTCCCGATCCTCGGCAACCTGCGCCCCGACCTCGTCTCCTTCCTGCCGTCGATGCGTCAGTACGCCGGCAACTGGGCGTCGGCCCTGTGGGCCTTCCGCGGTGACGAGGCGGAGAACAAGCTCAACGAGAACCTCACCAAGTTCAACGACAACCAGATCGACCAGCTGAGTGGGGCGTTCGGCAAGGAGGTCGCCGAGATCTTCATGCAGAAGGCAGTCGCATGGCGCACCATGCACAGCCAGGGTCGCGGCCTGATGTCGCTGATGATGCGGCACCTCGACAAGCTCGAGAACTACCGCATCCGCGAAGGCGAGTTCACCTGCACGACCCTGGTGGGCTGGCAGTTCGGCGACGGTCACCTGCACAACGAGCAGACCATCAGCGCGGTGCAGGAACGGTGCCGGTTCGAACCGGGAGAATGCGTCATCGTGTGGATCGAGTCCCAGCCGATCCATCGGAAGACGCTGGATTACAAGGTGATCGACGCGGCGCTCGGTGTCGTCGAGCGCGGTCACTATCACATCGAGGACGCGGTCTCTGCGCAGCCGTGGCTGCCCGACGGCCCGATCCCGCACACCGTCACCTGGCGGATGTCCGGCTACGAACCAGCCGGGACGGCCTACCTCCACCCGCAGGTCCGGCCCGATCGTGTCAAGGTTGGAGCATGA
- a CDS encoding dihydrofolate reductase family protein: MRKLIYDFGVSLDGYINDRDGNIDWTDPDDELHQFHNDRFRQLELSLHGRRMYELMAEYWPHLPEDASPIERDFAELWTTTPKVVFSRTLTEVHWNSRLVGDDAVEEVRRLKAEGDGVMEVGGANLAASLIPHGLIDEYQVFVSPVLLGGGTPMFPPLEKRVDLRLVETRQFTTAVMLRYLAD; the protein is encoded by the coding sequence ATGAGAAAACTGATCTACGACTTCGGCGTGTCCCTCGACGGCTACATCAACGACCGCGACGGCAATATCGACTGGACCGACCCCGACGACGAACTGCACCAGTTCCACAACGACCGGTTCCGTCAGCTCGAGCTTTCGCTGCACGGCCGGCGGATGTACGAGCTGATGGCCGAGTACTGGCCTCACCTGCCCGAGGACGCCTCGCCCATCGAACGCGACTTTGCCGAACTGTGGACGACCACGCCGAAGGTCGTCTTCTCCCGCACCCTCACCGAGGTCCACTGGAACAGTCGTCTCGTCGGCGACGACGCGGTGGAGGAGGTGCGCAGGCTCAAGGCCGAGGGAGACGGCGTCATGGAGGTCGGTGGGGCGAACCTCGCCGCGTCGCTGATCCCGCACGGTCTCATCGACGAGTACCAGGTGTTCGTCTCACCCGTCCTGCTCGGTGGAGGGACACCGATGTTCCCGCCCCTCGAGAAGCGCGTGGATCTGCGCCTGGTCGAGACACGACAGTTCACGACCGCCGTGATGCTCCGCTATCTCGCCGACTGA
- a CDS encoding PucR family transcriptional regulator — protein MFAEIQQLDCAPDLKLELLHHFAGWMHKYVDWMTRVVLDAHEEEQRVLVQQSENVTSALVEQVLSGGAFDTEEFATKTGYRLDGTHLGAIVWIEGPAQGADQTPALAVVAETLTVAAGGGGSPLFVPVDRRTAWLWTTAGGTVVDVSRLRTAVQAVPGLRVAFGKPGVGVAGFRRSHEQAEVVRIVASTATVRHSRAVYYGEDGMSATAVLARDLATTRRFVADTLGRLAIDSPAAERLRDTTRVFLRTGGSYVQTSEELVLHRNTVKYRLQKAEDERGRPISDNRLDLELALHVCHVLGRPVLIPKEKRSSGR, from the coding sequence GTGTTCGCCGAGATCCAGCAGCTCGATTGTGCACCCGACCTGAAACTCGAGCTGCTCCATCATTTCGCCGGGTGGATGCACAAGTACGTGGACTGGATGACGCGCGTCGTGCTCGACGCGCACGAAGAGGAGCAGCGGGTGCTGGTCCAGCAGTCCGAGAACGTGACGTCGGCGCTGGTGGAGCAGGTGTTAAGCGGCGGTGCGTTCGATACCGAGGAGTTCGCGACGAAGACGGGTTACCGGCTCGACGGAACCCACCTCGGTGCGATCGTGTGGATCGAAGGCCCGGCCCAGGGTGCAGACCAGACACCCGCGCTCGCGGTGGTGGCGGAGACTCTCACCGTCGCGGCCGGTGGGGGAGGCTCACCCCTGTTCGTGCCGGTGGATCGGCGCACGGCCTGGTTGTGGACGACGGCCGGTGGCACGGTCGTCGACGTGTCACGCCTTCGGACGGCTGTGCAGGCCGTCCCCGGGTTGCGCGTGGCGTTCGGGAAGCCGGGGGTCGGGGTCGCGGGATTCCGGCGGAGTCACGAGCAGGCCGAGGTGGTGCGGATCGTCGCGAGCACCGCGACCGTTCGGCACAGCCGAGCGGTGTACTACGGCGAGGACGGCATGTCCGCGACGGCGGTGCTGGCGCGCGATCTCGCGACGACCAGGCGTTTCGTCGCCGATACGCTGGGGCGGCTCGCGATCGACAGCCCGGCCGCGGAGCGGTTGCGGGACACGACGCGGGTGTTCCTGCGGACCGGCGGAAGCTATGTGCAGACGTCCGAGGAACTCGTCCTCCACCGGAACACCGTGAAGTACCGGCTGCAGAAGGCGGAGGACGAACGGGGGCGGCCGATCTCCGACAACCGGCTGGATCTCGAGTTGGCTCTGCACGTCTGTCATGTGCTCGGACGACCCGTGCTGATTCCCAAGGAGAAGCGTTCGTCCGGCCGCTGA